From one Rhodamnia argentea isolate NSW1041297 chromosome 1, ASM2092103v1, whole genome shotgun sequence genomic stretch:
- the LOC115751309 gene encoding ABC transporter B family member 26, chloroplastic → MTGPRLLSHTQPPPCLLLSTSLPRPRPLAANSAAARLPPPRASLRIASSCARRPRPSPPKSSLINGAVAQEHPEPLLGASGGSDAGALEKLRRWMESVRSVLPGGRWWDLSEDVEVKMLAKPVTVWRALTRMWELVARDRWIIFAAFATLIVAALSEISIPHYLTASIFSAQSGNTAVFHRNVCLLVLLCISAGICSGVRGCCFGIANMILVKRMRETLYQSLLSQDISFFDGETVGDLTSRLGADCQQVSRVIGNDLNLILRNALQGAGSLIYLLILSRPLGLCTLAICSTLSAIMLIYGQYQKKSAKLIQEYNASANEVAQETFSLMRTVRVYGTEKQELTRYTKWLEKMAGISLRQSAAYGFWNWSFNTLYHSTQVIAVLIGGMSILAGQITAEQLTKFLLYSEWLIYSTWWIGDNLSSLMQSVGASEKVFQLMDLPASDQFISKGSKSQRLLGCVEFHNVSFYYSSRPTVPVLRHVNLSMQPGEVVAIVGLSGSGKSTLVNLLLRLYEPTNGQILVDGFPVPELDVKWFREKVGYVGQEPRLFRMDITSNIKYGCTRDVKQEDVEWAAKQAYAHDFILSLPDGYQTLVDDDLLSGGQKQRIAIARAILRDPTILILDEATSALDAESEHNIKGVLRAERSNSTTKRTILVIAHRLSTIQAADRIVVMDSGQIVEMGKHSELLLRDGLYARLTRRQADAVA, encoded by the exons ATGACCGGGCCTCGCCTTCTCTCCCACACGCAACCACCTCCGTGCCTCCTCCTCTCCACCTCTCTCCCCCGCCCGCGTCCGCTCGCCGCCAACAGCGCCGCCGCTCGGCTCCCTCCCCCTCGCGCGAGCCTCCGCATCGCCTCCTCCTGCGCTCGGCGGCCCCGCCCGTCCCCGCCGAAATCCTCGTTGATCAACGGTGCCGTCGCGCAGGAGCATCCCGAGCCGTTGCTCGGGGCCAGCGGAGGCAGCGATGCCGGGGCGCTCGAGAAGCTCCGGAGGTGGATGGAGTCCGTCCGGTCGGTGTTGCCCGGCGGGAGGTGGTGGGACTTGTCCGAGGACGTGGAGGTCAAGATGCTGGCCAAGCCGGTCACGGTGTGGCGGGCGCTGACCAGGATGTGGGAATTAGTCGCCAGGGACCGGTGGATCATTTTCGCTGCCTTCGCCACCCTCATTGTCGCcgcg CTTTCAGAGATCTCTATACCACATTACTTGACGGCATCAATATTCTCGGCACAGAGTGGGAACACTGCAGTGTTTCATCGGAATGTGTGTCTCTTGGTTCTCTTGTGTATCAGTGCAGGAATATGCAG TGGTGTACGTGGTTGCTGTTTCGGCATTGCAAATATGATCCTT GTCAAGAGAATGAGAGAAACTCTGTACCAGTCTCTCCTTTCACAG GATATCTCCTTCTTTGATGGAGAAACGGTGGGTGATTTGACTAGCAGGCTCGGTGCGGATTGTCAGCAAGTGTCACGTGTAATTGGCAATGATCTTAACCTGATATTGCGCAATGCCCTTCAG GGTGCAGGTTCATTGATCTACTTGCTAATCCTGTCACGGCCACTTGGTCTGTGCACACTGGCCATATGCTCTACTTTGTCAGCAATTATGCTTATTTATGGCCA GTACCAAAAGAAGTCTGCAAAGCTAATCCAGGAGTACAATGCTTCTGCTAATGAA GTGGCCCAAGAGACATTTTCTCTTATGAGAACAGTACGTGTTTATGGAACGGAAAAGCAAGAACTCACGAG GTACACAAAATGGCTTGAAAAAATGGCTGGCATAAGCTTGAGGCAGAGTGCTGCATATGGATTTTGGAATTGGAGTTTCAATACCCTTTATCACAGCACACAG GTTATTGCTGTGCTGATAGGAGGAATGTCCATTCTGGCTGGTCAGATAACTGCAGAGCAACTCACGAAGTTTTTATTGTACAGCGAGTGGCTAATCTACTCGACATGGTGGATTGGGGACAATTTATCATCATTGATGCAATCTGTTGGGGCTAGTGAAAAAGTCTTCCAACTGATGGATCTTCCAGCGAGTGACCAATTCATATCAAAAG GTTCAAAGTCGCAAAGGCTTCTTGGATGCGTTGAGTTTCATAATGTCTCATTTTACTATTCCTCTAGGCCTACg GTGCCAGTTCTCAGACACGTAAACCTTTCCATGCAACCTGGTGAAGTTGTTGCAATT GTTGGTCTAAGTGGGAGTGGTAAGAGTACACTAGTGAATCTGTTGCTCCGCCTTTACGAGCCAACAAATGGTCAG ATCTTGGTAGATGGCTTTCCCGTTCCAGAGTTGGATGTGAAGTGGTTCAGGGAAAAAGTTGGATATGTGGGACAG GAACCGCGCCTTTTCCGCATGGATATTACTTCAAACATAAAATATGGATGCACGCGTGATGTTAAACAGGAGGATGTGGAATGGGCAGCCAAGCAGGCATATGCTCATGATTTCATTTTATCACTCCCCGATGGTTACCAAACTCTTGTTGATGATGATCTACTCAGCGGAGGTCAAAAGCAACGAATTGCCATTGCTCGAGCAATTCTAAGAGATCCAACCATTTTGATTCTTGATGAAGCGACGAGCGCACTTGATGCAGAGAGTGAGCACAATATCAAG GGTGTTCTCCGTGCTGAGAGAAGCAACTCGACCACAAAGAGAACTATTCTAGTCATTGCCCATAG GCTTTCCACAATACAAGCTGCTGATAGGATAGTGGTAATGGACAGCGGCCAAATTGTTGAG atgGGCAAGCATAGCGAGCTCCTCCTTAGAGATGGGCTGTATGCACGACTCACCAGAAGGCAGGCGGATGCTGTAGCGTGA
- the LOC115751310 gene encoding uncharacterized protein LOC115751310 isoform X2 encodes MNLHPPRIAEPTAEPRESRVEDALSHSILLSERVRSAVQESKSFKLECAEIGKQVERLSQMLRLLARLTTSKATPLYEHPLRRVAAEVARSLERALSLARKCKRQNLIRRLITITKVTDFRKVLSLLEASVGDMEWLLSVFDSDAPGGGGIVLSLPPIASNDPILAWVWSFIASICMGESLDRIEAANELASLAKDNDRNKKIIVTEGGVPPLLKLLKEAAAPEAQIAAAITLFNLANDQERVRVIVSELGVPLIVKVLRDAPMRVQIHVARLVARMAEFDPIAQDDFARENAISPLVSMLSFETFMEDDMKVHLGKQSIHSIIQLNKEKGKFALAKSNSHLPQSSSHSRSLSDGVNRLGGQRKEREGETPEIKLKLKCSCAEALWMLAKGNVLNSRRITETKGLLCLAKLVEKEHDMLRYNCLMTLVEITAAAELNSDLRRAAFKTSSPAAKAVVDQLLRIVKEIDWPSLQILAIRSIGSLARTFPARETRVIQPLVTQLSHRDEDVATEAAISLAKFACPDNYLCATHSKAIVEFNGVPPLMRLLRGNERAQLNALILLCYLAIQAGDNEALERARVLTALEGVDRSITGQNLELRDLISKAVYQLKMYHAGVHSHRIHSHLP; translated from the coding sequence ATGAATCTCCACCCGCCAAGGATCGCCGAGCCGACGGCGGAGCCGCGGGAGAGCCGCGTCGAGGACGCGCTGTCGCACTCGATACTCCTGTCGGAGCGGGTCCGCTCGGCGGTCCAGGAGTCCAAGTCGTTCAAGCTCGAGTGCGCCGAGATTGGGAAGCAAGTGGAGAGGCTCTCGCAGATGCTCCGGCTCCTGGCCCGGCTCACGACCTCGAAGGCGACGCCGCTTTACGAGCATCCCCTCCGGCGCGTCGCAGCAGAAGTCGCCAGGAGCCTCGAGCGAGCCCTGAGCCTCGCGCGTAAGTGTAAGCGCCAAAACCTAATTCGCCGCTTGATTACGATCACTAAAGTCACGGATTTTAGGAAAGTTTTGAGCCTGCTGGAGGCCTCTGTTGGGGATATGGAATGGTTATTGAGTGTTTTTGACTCTGATGCGCCTGGTGGTGGCGGGATTGTGCTCTCTTTGCCTCCGATTGCGAGTAATGATCCGATTTTGGCATGGGTTTGGTCCTTTATTGCTTCGATTTGTATGGGAGAATCGTTGGACCGAATTGAGGCTGCCAATGAATTGGCTTCGCTTGCAAAGGATAATGACCGTAACAAGAAGATTATTGTGACGGAAGGTGGGGTTCCTCCTTTGTTGAAGCTCTTGAAGGAGGCTGCTGCCCCAGAAGCGCAAATTGCAGCCGCGATCACACTTTTCAACCTGGCCAATGATCAAGAGAGAGTCAGGGTCATCGTGAGTGAACTTGGCGTTCCTCTCATTGTGAAGGTCCTCAGGGATGCGCCTATGCGGGTGCAGATACATGTGGCACGGTTGGTTGCAAGGATGGCAGAGTTCGACCCCATCGCTCAGGATGATTTTGCAAGGGAGAATGCTATTAGCCCTCTGGTATCGATGTTGTCATTCGAGACATTTATGGAGGATGATATGAAAGTTCATTTGGGTAAACAAAGTATACATTCGATCATTCAATTGAACAAGGAAAAGGGTAAATTCGCTTTGGCGAAATCTAACAGTCATCTCCCTCAATCAAGCTCTCATTCACGCTCATTATCTGATGGGGTTAATAGATTGGGGGGTCagaggaaggaaagagagggTGAGACGCCAGAGATTAAGCTTAAACTGAAATGCAGTTGTGCGGAGGCTTTGTGGATGCTTGCAAAGGGGAATGTTCTCAATAGTAGGAGGATAACTGAGACAAAAGGATTGCTTTGTTTGGCAAAGTTGGTCGAGAAAGAGCATGACATGTTGCGGTACAATTGTTTGATGACATTGGTCGAGATAACTGCAGCTGCTGAACTGAATAGTGATCTTAGGCGTGCGGCTTTTAAGACGAGTTCGCCGGCTGCTAAGGCTGTAGTGGATCAGCTTTTGAGGATAGTCAAGGAAATAGACTGGCCATCATTGCAAATTCTTGCCATAAGGTCCATTGGTTCACTGGCCAGGACATTTCCAGCAAGAGAGACCAGAGTAATTCAGCCGCTAGTAACCCAACTGAGCCACAGAGATGAAGATGTGGCCACTGAAGCTGCCATTTCTCTGGCGAAGTTTGCTTGTCCTGATAATTATCTCTGCGCAACACATTCAAAGGCAATAGTTGAGTTCAATGGAGTCCCTCCTCTCATGAGACTTTTGAGGGGCAATGAACGAGCTCAGTTGAACGCGCTGATCCTCCTCTGCTACCTCGCTATACAAGCTGGAGATAATGAGGCTCTAGAAAGAGCTAGGGTCTTGACT
- the LOC115751310 gene encoding uncharacterized protein LOC115751310 isoform X1, with amino-acid sequence MKTRQKLASVADSEVSDHSRRLIGPQLRMNLHPPRIAEPTAEPRESRVEDALSHSILLSERVRSAVQESKSFKLECAEIGKQVERLSQMLRLLARLTTSKATPLYEHPLRRVAAEVARSLERALSLARKCKRQNLIRRLITITKVTDFRKVLSLLEASVGDMEWLLSVFDSDAPGGGGIVLSLPPIASNDPILAWVWSFIASICMGESLDRIEAANELASLAKDNDRNKKIIVTEGGVPPLLKLLKEAAAPEAQIAAAITLFNLANDQERVRVIVSELGVPLIVKVLRDAPMRVQIHVARLVARMAEFDPIAQDDFARENAISPLVSMLSFETFMEDDMKVHLGKQSIHSIIQLNKEKGKFALAKSNSHLPQSSSHSRSLSDGVNRLGGQRKEREGETPEIKLKLKCSCAEALWMLAKGNVLNSRRITETKGLLCLAKLVEKEHDMLRYNCLMTLVEITAAAELNSDLRRAAFKTSSPAAKAVVDQLLRIVKEIDWPSLQILAIRSIGSLARTFPARETRVIQPLVTQLSHRDEDVATEAAISLAKFACPDNYLCATHSKAIVEFNGVPPLMRLLRGNERAQLNALILLCYLAIQAGDNEALERARVLTALEGVDRSITGQNLELRDLISKAVYQLKMYHAGVHSHRIHSHLP; translated from the exons ATGAAGACACGCCAGAA ACTTGCATCCGTCGCCGACTCTGAAGTCTCCGACCATTCTCGTCGCCTGATCGGTCCGCAACTCCGGATGAATCTCCACCCGCCAAGGATCGCCGAGCCGACGGCGGAGCCGCGGGAGAGCCGCGTCGAGGACGCGCTGTCGCACTCGATACTCCTGTCGGAGCGGGTCCGCTCGGCGGTCCAGGAGTCCAAGTCGTTCAAGCTCGAGTGCGCCGAGATTGGGAAGCAAGTGGAGAGGCTCTCGCAGATGCTCCGGCTCCTGGCCCGGCTCACGACCTCGAAGGCGACGCCGCTTTACGAGCATCCCCTCCGGCGCGTCGCAGCAGAAGTCGCCAGGAGCCTCGAGCGAGCCCTGAGCCTCGCGCGTAAGTGTAAGCGCCAAAACCTAATTCGCCGCTTGATTACGATCACTAAAGTCACGGATTTTAGGAAAGTTTTGAGCCTGCTGGAGGCCTCTGTTGGGGATATGGAATGGTTATTGAGTGTTTTTGACTCTGATGCGCCTGGTGGTGGCGGGATTGTGCTCTCTTTGCCTCCGATTGCGAGTAATGATCCGATTTTGGCATGGGTTTGGTCCTTTATTGCTTCGATTTGTATGGGAGAATCGTTGGACCGAATTGAGGCTGCCAATGAATTGGCTTCGCTTGCAAAGGATAATGACCGTAACAAGAAGATTATTGTGACGGAAGGTGGGGTTCCTCCTTTGTTGAAGCTCTTGAAGGAGGCTGCTGCCCCAGAAGCGCAAATTGCAGCCGCGATCACACTTTTCAACCTGGCCAATGATCAAGAGAGAGTCAGGGTCATCGTGAGTGAACTTGGCGTTCCTCTCATTGTGAAGGTCCTCAGGGATGCGCCTATGCGGGTGCAGATACATGTGGCACGGTTGGTTGCAAGGATGGCAGAGTTCGACCCCATCGCTCAGGATGATTTTGCAAGGGAGAATGCTATTAGCCCTCTGGTATCGATGTTGTCATTCGAGACATTTATGGAGGATGATATGAAAGTTCATTTGGGTAAACAAAGTATACATTCGATCATTCAATTGAACAAGGAAAAGGGTAAATTCGCTTTGGCGAAATCTAACAGTCATCTCCCTCAATCAAGCTCTCATTCACGCTCATTATCTGATGGGGTTAATAGATTGGGGGGTCagaggaaggaaagagagggTGAGACGCCAGAGATTAAGCTTAAACTGAAATGCAGTTGTGCGGAGGCTTTGTGGATGCTTGCAAAGGGGAATGTTCTCAATAGTAGGAGGATAACTGAGACAAAAGGATTGCTTTGTTTGGCAAAGTTGGTCGAGAAAGAGCATGACATGTTGCGGTACAATTGTTTGATGACATTGGTCGAGATAACTGCAGCTGCTGAACTGAATAGTGATCTTAGGCGTGCGGCTTTTAAGACGAGTTCGCCGGCTGCTAAGGCTGTAGTGGATCAGCTTTTGAGGATAGTCAAGGAAATAGACTGGCCATCATTGCAAATTCTTGCCATAAGGTCCATTGGTTCACTGGCCAGGACATTTCCAGCAAGAGAGACCAGAGTAATTCAGCCGCTAGTAACCCAACTGAGCCACAGAGATGAAGATGTGGCCACTGAAGCTGCCATTTCTCTGGCGAAGTTTGCTTGTCCTGATAATTATCTCTGCGCAACACATTCAAAGGCAATAGTTGAGTTCAATGGAGTCCCTCCTCTCATGAGACTTTTGAGGGGCAATGAACGAGCTCAGTTGAACGCGCTGATCCTCCTCTGCTACCTCGCTATACAAGCTGGAGATAATGAGGCTCTAGAAAGAGCTAGGGTCTTGACT